The Mycolicibacterium boenickei genome has a segment encoding these proteins:
- the carA gene encoding glutamine-hydrolyzing carbamoyl-phosphate synthase small subunit codes for MTSNASKSNTAASRQSGTAVLVLEDGRVFTGTTFGAVGQTLGEAVFSTGMSGYQETLTDPSYHGQIVVATAPQIGNTGWNTEDGESRDDKIWVAGYAVRDPSPRASNWRATGTLDEELVRQGIVGIAGIDTRAVVRHLRTRGSMKAGVFSGSSLAGTDELVARVLDQPSMLGADLAGQVSTASSYIVEPEGGHRFTVAAVDLGIKTNTPRNFARRGIRSHVLPSSVTFDQIADLEPDGVFLSNGPGDPATADHIVAVTREVLGAGIPLFGICFGNQILGRALGRSTYKMVFGHRGINIPVVDHITGRVAITAQNHGFALEGEAGEQFDTPFGTAEVSHTCANDGVVEGIRLADGRAFSVQYHPEAAAGPHDAEYLFDQFVDLMAGDK; via the coding sequence ATGACGAGCAACGCGAGCAAGAGCAACACGGCGGCGAGCCGCCAATCCGGCACGGCGGTCCTGGTACTCGAGGACGGGCGCGTCTTCACCGGTACCACCTTCGGAGCGGTAGGCCAGACCCTCGGCGAGGCGGTGTTCTCCACCGGCATGTCCGGCTACCAGGAAACGCTCACCGACCCCAGCTACCACGGCCAGATCGTGGTCGCCACCGCACCGCAGATCGGCAACACCGGCTGGAACACCGAGGACGGCGAGAGCCGCGACGACAAGATCTGGGTCGCCGGCTACGCCGTGCGCGATCCCTCACCGCGCGCGTCGAACTGGCGCGCCACCGGAACCCTCGACGAGGAGTTGGTCCGGCAGGGGATCGTGGGCATCGCCGGAATCGACACCCGGGCAGTCGTGCGTCACCTGCGTACCCGCGGGTCGATGAAAGCAGGAGTGTTCTCCGGCTCAAGCTTGGCCGGCACCGACGAACTGGTGGCCCGGGTTCTCGACCAGCCTTCGATGCTGGGCGCGGATCTGGCCGGTCAGGTCAGTACCGCGAGCTCCTACATCGTCGAACCCGAAGGCGGTCACCGGTTTACCGTCGCGGCCGTCGACCTGGGCATCAAGACCAACACCCCGCGCAACTTCGCCCGGCGCGGGATCCGCAGCCACGTGCTGCCGTCCTCGGTGACCTTCGATCAGATCGCCGACCTCGAGCCGGACGGGGTGTTCCTGTCCAACGGCCCCGGCGACCCGGCCACCGCCGACCACATCGTCGCGGTGACCCGCGAGGTGCTCGGTGCCGGAATCCCGTTGTTCGGCATCTGCTTCGGCAACCAGATCCTGGGCCGTGCGCTCGGCCGGTCCACCTACAAGATGGTGTTCGGCCACCGCGGCATCAACATCCCGGTGGTCGACCACATCACCGGGCGGGTGGCGATCACCGCCCAGAACCACGGCTTCGCACTCGAGGGCGAGGCGGGGGAGCAGTTCGACACCCCCTTCGGCACCGCCGAGGTCAGCCACACCTGCGCCAACGACGGTGTGGTGGAAGGCATCCGGCTGGCCGACGGACGAGCGTTCTCAGTCCAGTACCACCCCGAGGCCGCGGCAGGGCCCCACGATGCCGAATACCTATTCGACCAGTTCGTCGACCTGATGGCAGGAGACAAGTAG
- the pyrR gene encoding bifunctional pyr operon transcriptional regulator/uracil phosphoribosyltransferase PyrR — protein sequence MGSSGTDRELLSAADVGRTISRIAHQIIEKTALDDPAERERVVLLGIPTRGVTLAKRLAAKINEFADVALPVGALDITLYRDDLNFKPPRPLAATSIPPGGIDDAVVILVDDVLYSGRSVRSALDALRDIGRPRVVQLAVLVDRGHRELPVRADYVGKNVPTSRTESVHVLLSEDDDRDGVVISK from the coding sequence ATGGGCTCTTCAGGTACCGACCGGGAATTGTTGTCTGCGGCGGACGTCGGCCGCACCATTTCCCGGATCGCCCATCAGATCATCGAGAAGACGGCTCTCGACGATCCCGCCGAACGTGAGCGGGTCGTCCTACTGGGTATCCCCACTCGCGGTGTGACCCTCGCCAAACGGTTGGCAGCCAAGATCAACGAGTTCGCCGATGTGGCGTTGCCGGTCGGTGCCCTGGATATCACGCTCTACCGCGACGACCTCAACTTCAAGCCGCCGCGACCGCTGGCGGCCACGTCGATCCCGCCCGGCGGTATCGACGACGCCGTGGTGATCCTCGTCGACGACGTTCTGTACTCCGGGCGTTCGGTTCGCTCGGCGCTGGATGCCCTGCGCGACATCGGCCGCCCGCGGGTGGTGCAGCTGGCGGTGCTGGTCGACCGCGGGCACCGGGAACTGCCGGTCCGCGCCGATTACGTCGGCAAGAACGTGCCGACCTCCCGCACCGAGAGTGTCCATGTGCTGCTGTCCGAGGATGACGATCGTGATGGGGTGGTGATTTCAAAGTGA
- a CDS encoding dihydroorotase — MTKHSAHSNPPVLIRGVRLYGEGDALDVLVADGQIAEIGTALKAPEGAEEIDATGQVLLPGFVDLHTHLREPGREYAEDIETGSAAAALGGYTAVFAMANTDPVADTAVVTDHVWNRGQQVGLVDVHPVGAVTVGLKGKQLTEMGLMADGVGQVRMFSDDGLCVDDPLVMRRALEYATGLGVLIAQHAEEPRLTVGAVAHEGPNAAKLGLAGWPRSAEESIVARDAILARDAGARVHICHASTAGTVELLKWAKAQGISITAEVTPHHLLLDDGRLASYDGRNRVNPPLREAGDAEALRQALADGVIDCVATDHAPHADHEKCCEFSVARPGMLGLQTALSVVVETMVRPGLLTWRGVAKVMSEAPAAIVGLPDQGRPLEVGEPANLTVIDPDATWTVEGDTLASRSDNTPFESMTLPATVTATLLRGKITALDGKCPH; from the coding sequence ATGACGAAACACAGCGCACACTCGAACCCGCCGGTCCTGATCCGCGGCGTACGCCTCTACGGCGAGGGCGACGCGCTCGACGTTTTGGTCGCCGACGGGCAGATCGCCGAGATCGGTACTGCTCTCAAGGCTCCCGAGGGTGCCGAGGAGATCGACGCGACCGGGCAGGTGCTGCTGCCGGGGTTCGTCGACTTGCACACCCACCTGCGCGAACCGGGCCGGGAATACGCCGAGGACATCGAAACCGGTTCGGCTGCCGCGGCACTCGGGGGCTATACCGCGGTGTTCGCGATGGCCAACACCGATCCGGTCGCCGATACCGCGGTGGTCACCGACCACGTGTGGAACCGCGGACAGCAGGTCGGTCTGGTCGACGTGCATCCGGTCGGCGCGGTGACCGTGGGCTTGAAAGGCAAGCAGCTCACCGAGATGGGCCTGATGGCAGACGGCGTCGGCCAGGTCCGGATGTTCTCCGACGACGGTCTGTGTGTCGACGATCCGCTGGTCATGCGGCGGGCGTTGGAGTACGCCACCGGCCTCGGGGTGCTCATCGCCCAGCATGCCGAAGAGCCCCGTCTGACCGTCGGTGCCGTCGCACACGAGGGGCCCAACGCTGCCAAGCTCGGACTGGCGGGTTGGCCGCGGTCGGCCGAGGAGTCGATCGTCGCCAGGGATGCGATCCTGGCCCGCGATGCCGGTGCCCGCGTGCACATCTGCCACGCGTCCACGGCGGGCACCGTCGAATTGCTCAAATGGGCCAAGGCACAGGGCATTTCGATCACAGCCGAGGTCACCCCGCACCACCTGCTGCTCGACGACGGCCGGCTGGCCAGCTATGACGGGCGCAACCGGGTCAACCCGCCGTTACGGGAAGCCGGCGACGCAGAGGCGCTGCGGCAGGCGCTGGCCGACGGCGTCATCGACTGCGTGGCAACCGATCACGCACCGCACGCAGATCACGAGAAGTGCTGCGAGTTCTCGGTGGCCCGGCCGGGCATGCTCGGCCTGCAGACCGCGCTGTCGGTGGTGGTCGAGACCATGGTGCGCCCCGGCCTGCTGACCTGGCGCGGCGTCGCCAAGGTGATGAGTGAGGCTCCCGCCGCCATCGTCGGTCTGCCCGATCAGGGCCGACCGCTGGAGGTGGGCGAGCCGGCCAATCTCACGGTGATCGATCCCGACGCAACCTGGACGGTCGAAGGCGACACGCTGGCCAGCCGCTCGGACAACACGCCATTCGAATCGATGACGCTGCCTGCGACGGTCACCGCCACGTTGCTGCGGGGGAAGATCACGGCGCTCGACGGGAAGTGTCCCCATTGA
- a CDS encoding serine hydrolase domain-containing protein, with protein MNLDGNQTSIREAIDAGLLAGAVTLVWQAGQVLQVNALGHRDVDAGLPMQRDTIFRIASMTKPVTVAAAMALAEEGKLALNEPVTKWLPELADMRVLREPRGPLDRTEPARRPITFDDLMTHRSGLAYVFSVLGPLASAYGKLSLRQDQDRWLTEVAKLPLAHQPGERITYSHSTDVLGIALSRIEGKPLSQVLSERIFGPLGMADTGFSVDAAGRRRAATMYQLTPDNKLTHDVMGPAPITDPPFCTGGAGLFSTADDYLKFARMLLAGGTVDGVRVLSEESVRVMRTDRLTAEQKQFQFLGAPFWIGRGFGLNLSVVTDPEKSRMVFGPGGLGTFSWPGAYGTWWQADPSADLILIYLIQNHPNLSVDAAAVSGNTSTAKLQTAQPRFVRRTYQALEI; from the coding sequence GTGAACCTCGACGGCAATCAGACGTCCATCCGTGAGGCCATCGACGCCGGGCTGCTGGCCGGCGCGGTCACCCTGGTGTGGCAGGCGGGCCAGGTCCTGCAGGTGAACGCACTCGGTCACCGCGATGTCGACGCCGGGTTGCCGATGCAGCGCGACACCATCTTCCGGATCGCCTCGATGACGAAGCCCGTGACGGTGGCGGCGGCGATGGCGCTGGCCGAGGAAGGCAAGCTGGCCCTGAACGAGCCGGTGACGAAGTGGCTGCCGGAGCTGGCGGACATGCGGGTGCTGCGCGAACCCCGCGGACCGCTGGACCGCACCGAGCCCGCGCGCCGGCCCATCACGTTCGACGACCTGATGACCCACCGCAGTGGCCTGGCCTACGTGTTCTCGGTGCTGGGTCCGCTCGCGTCGGCGTACGGAAAGTTGTCGCTGCGGCAGGATCAGGACCGTTGGCTGACCGAGGTCGCCAAGCTGCCGCTGGCCCACCAGCCCGGCGAGCGCATCACCTACAGTCACTCCACCGACGTGCTGGGAATCGCGCTGTCCCGGATCGAGGGCAAACCGCTGTCCCAGGTGCTGTCCGAGCGCATCTTCGGCCCTCTCGGCATGGCCGACACCGGCTTCTCCGTCGACGCGGCCGGTCGACGGCGCGCGGCGACGATGTACCAGCTCACCCCCGACAACAAGCTGACCCACGACGTGATGGGTCCCGCGCCGATCACCGATCCCCCGTTCTGCACGGGTGGCGCCGGGCTGTTCTCCACTGCCGACGACTATCTGAAATTCGCCCGGATGTTGTTGGCGGGCGGCACGGTCGACGGCGTGCGCGTGCTGTCCGAGGAGTCGGTCCGCGTGATGCGTACCGACCGGCTCACTGCCGAACAGAAGCAGTTTCAGTTCCTCGGAGCACCGTTCTGGATCGGGCGGGGCTTCGGTCTGAACCTGTCGGTGGTGACCGATCCGGAGAAATCGCGCATGGTGTTCGGCCCGGGCGGGCTGGGTACCTTCAGCTGGCCAGGCGCCTACGGCACCTGGTGGCAGGCCGACCCCTCGGCGGATCTGATCCTGATCTACCTGATCCAGAACCATCCGAACCTGTCGGTGGACGCCGCCGCCGTCAGCGGCAACACGTCGACGGCGAAACTCCAGACCGCACAACCCAGATTCGTCCGCCGCACGTATCAGGCACTCGAGATCTAG
- a CDS encoding helix-turn-helix transcriptional regulator, with translation MRLAWPLTGRLEETRLIDAALDSTDLSGIVIYGTAGVGKSRIAREALSTAGGDGYETRWTVGTSAARALPLGTFARWVGTSDADSVALVGRVLEGLTSTSDGRPVLVCVDDAHLLDGLSGFVLQQIVQRRAAKLLLTVRTGTPVPAEVLTACDRGRFERLDLQPLSRDESAQLLAAALGGPLDADAAQRLWRLTRGNVLYLRNIVEQEVAQGRLACRDGSWQWTGDPVMPPGLVELIETRIGALPPAVSEVVDVLAVAEPIQLDRLTAITDADSVAAAESRGLITIDSADREVRVAHPLYAEVRRNRVPGSRLRRLRGLVANALGDREDRDAMRVVVRRATLMLDSDLPPDPELLTRAAQGAVWLSDLALADRLAQGAIAAGADAEAKFIRAHALSWLSRGEESDAVLDAIDTSELTDDGRARLAFLRASNMLWSLADPTGAKRHIDDAAVGIPAESRAAIDAFYTVYWAAMGDPERAGAASDGLDLDALPAIVGAVTAWAVAASGGDAGRADEAVTAAHAGYRITDNSFDAAHTRFVIADAHIGALLLAGRIREAREEAEQLSRRAAERPGAAPLFAAALAGRAAAGAGALGAAAELLDPAVEMMRAAGETNGFGYRFHLPRVTALAIRGLAGDTALAELDECRHASWRYLAYEHTLVRAWVAATQGAVSEAVEIAHAAADTAGANGQLAAEGWCLQIAAQFGDHSRTHRLDELTGLVEGPRVRAAAALSRALARDDGDGLATVSIEFENFGDLVAAADAAGLAAAAYRRKDMRGSAMASAARATALGESCGGAATPALLAAAERLPLTDREREIAMLIGAGLSSRAIAERLRLSVRTVEGHIYRAMAKTGVSTRAELIALLPRRHR, from the coding sequence GTGCGACTCGCTTGGCCGCTGACGGGGCGGTTGGAGGAGACCCGGCTGATCGACGCCGCGCTGGACTCCACCGACCTGTCCGGCATCGTGATCTACGGGACCGCCGGGGTCGGCAAGAGCCGTATCGCCCGTGAGGCGCTCTCGACGGCGGGCGGCGACGGCTACGAAACCCGCTGGACGGTCGGGACATCAGCGGCCCGCGCCCTGCCGCTGGGGACGTTCGCGCGATGGGTGGGAACCTCGGACGCCGACAGCGTGGCGCTGGTGGGCCGGGTACTCGAGGGCCTGACCTCCACTTCTGACGGCCGGCCGGTGCTGGTCTGTGTCGACGACGCGCACCTGCTCGATGGCCTGTCGGGTTTCGTGTTGCAGCAGATCGTGCAGCGCCGGGCCGCCAAGCTCCTGCTGACAGTGCGTACCGGTACGCCGGTACCGGCCGAGGTGCTGACGGCTTGTGACCGTGGCCGGTTCGAGCGGCTGGACCTGCAGCCGTTGTCCCGTGACGAGTCGGCCCAGTTGCTGGCGGCCGCGCTCGGTGGACCTCTCGATGCCGATGCAGCGCAACGGTTGTGGCGCCTCACCAGGGGCAACGTGCTCTACCTGCGCAACATCGTCGAACAGGAAGTCGCTCAAGGCCGCCTTGCCTGCCGGGACGGATCCTGGCAGTGGACCGGAGACCCGGTGATGCCACCCGGATTGGTCGAACTGATCGAGACACGGATCGGCGCGCTGCCGCCGGCAGTGAGCGAAGTCGTCGATGTCCTGGCGGTGGCCGAGCCGATTCAGTTGGACCGGCTGACCGCGATCACCGATGCCGATTCAGTGGCTGCCGCCGAGTCGCGGGGGCTGATCACCATCGATTCCGCCGACCGCGAGGTTCGTGTCGCCCATCCGCTGTACGCGGAGGTGCGACGCAACCGGGTGCCGGGTTCTCGATTGCGTCGGCTGCGGGGGCTGGTGGCGAACGCCCTCGGGGATCGGGAGGACCGCGATGCCATGCGGGTGGTGGTCCGGCGGGCCACGCTGATGCTCGACTCGGATCTACCGCCCGATCCCGAGTTGCTGACCCGCGCCGCGCAGGGCGCGGTGTGGTTGTCCGATCTGGCCCTGGCCGACCGGCTGGCGCAGGGGGCAATCGCGGCGGGCGCGGACGCGGAGGCGAAATTCATCCGAGCTCATGCCTTGTCGTGGCTCAGCCGGGGCGAGGAATCGGACGCCGTGCTCGACGCCATCGACACCTCCGAGCTCACCGACGACGGGCGGGCCCGGCTGGCGTTCCTGCGGGCCTCGAACATGCTGTGGTCGCTCGCCGACCCGACGGGCGCCAAGCGGCACATCGACGATGCGGCGGTCGGCATCCCGGCAGAGTCCCGTGCCGCCATCGACGCGTTCTACACCGTGTACTGGGCTGCGATGGGCGATCCTGAACGGGCCGGCGCAGCTTCCGACGGACTGGATCTGGACGCTCTGCCCGCCATCGTGGGGGCGGTGACCGCATGGGCGGTGGCCGCATCGGGTGGTGATGCCGGCCGCGCCGACGAGGCCGTCACGGCGGCGCACGCCGGGTATCGCATCACGGACAATTCGTTTGATGCGGCGCACACCCGATTCGTCATCGCCGACGCCCACATCGGTGCGTTGCTGCTGGCCGGGCGGATCCGTGAGGCGCGTGAGGAGGCCGAGCAGCTGAGCCGGCGAGCCGCCGAGCGGCCCGGCGCGGCACCACTGTTCGCTGCCGCACTGGCAGGTCGTGCCGCCGCAGGCGCCGGCGCCCTCGGAGCCGCGGCCGAACTGTTGGATCCGGCGGTCGAGATGATGCGGGCCGCCGGGGAGACAAACGGGTTCGGCTACCGCTTTCACCTGCCCCGGGTCACCGCACTTGCCATCCGGGGTCTCGCAGGCGACACCGCCCTGGCCGAACTCGACGAATGCCGCCACGCCAGCTGGCGCTATCTCGCCTACGAGCACACGCTGGTCCGGGCCTGGGTCGCCGCGACCCAGGGCGCGGTATCCGAGGCCGTCGAGATCGCGCACGCCGCGGCCGACACCGCCGGGGCCAACGGGCAACTGGCCGCCGAAGGGTGGTGCCTACAGATCGCGGCGCAGTTCGGTGACCATTCACGCACACACCGGCTCGACGAGCTGACCGGTCTGGTCGAGGGGCCGCGGGTTCGTGCCGCCGCCGCGCTGTCACGTGCCCTCGCCCGCGACGACGGAGATGGGTTGGCAACGGTCTCAATCGAATTCGAGAATTTCGGAGATCTGGTGGCGGCGGCTGACGCAGCGGGTTTGGCGGCCGCGGCGTACCGCCGCAAAGACATGCGCGGCTCGGCGATGGCGTCGGCGGCCAGAGCCACCGCGCTGGGGGAGTCCTGCGGCGGTGCGGCCACGCCCGCGCTGCTCGCCGCCGCGGAACGCCTGCCGTTGACCGACCGGGAACGCGAGATCGCCATGCTGATCGGCGCGGGGCTGTCCAGCCGGGCCATCGCCGAGCGGTTGCGGTTGTCCGTGCGCACCGTCGAGGGACACATCTACCGCGCCATGGCGAAAACCGGGGTATCCACCCGGGCCGAGCTGATCGCGCTCCTGCCTCGACGGCACCGCTGA
- a CDS encoding PH-like domain-containing protein has protein sequence MNTPTLIASLVLAALLAVLIAFLIRQMMRGWLHRAQRQAELIGTLPPLPDTVGAATIPSTKGMYVGTTLVPHWNDKVAAGDLGFRTKAVLTRYPEGIMMQRSGAGPIWIPAESITAIRTERGIAGKALTYDGILAIRWRLPSGTEIDTGFRADNRAEYDRWLEEEA, from the coding sequence TTGAACACTCCCACGCTGATCGCCTCGCTGGTGCTGGCGGCCCTGCTGGCAGTGCTGATCGCTTTCCTGATCCGGCAGATGATGCGCGGCTGGCTGCATCGTGCGCAGCGACAGGCCGAGCTGATCGGCACCCTGCCGCCGCTGCCTGACACGGTCGGCGCGGCGACCATCCCGTCCACCAAGGGGATGTATGTCGGTACCACGCTGGTGCCGCACTGGAACGACAAGGTCGCAGCGGGGGATCTGGGCTTTCGCACCAAGGCGGTGCTGACCCGTTACCCCGAGGGAATCATGATGCAGCGCAGCGGCGCCGGACCGATCTGGATTCCGGCCGAGTCGATCACCGCGATCCGGACCGAACGCGGAATCGCAGGCAAGGCACTTACTTACGACGGGATCCTGGCCATCAGGTGGCGGCTGCCCTCTGGCACCGAGATCGACACCGGGTTCCGCGCCGACAATCGCGCAGAGTACGACCGCTGGCTGGAGGAAGAGGCATGA
- a CDS encoding DinB family protein: MHTDQRRRHDNPPPRTANTETEVLRGFLDYLRTSIAAKVDGAPEPMARSSPVPSGTTLLGLLNHLTNVERWIFLGDDVTDWPATFTVDPSDAVADVVARYRDAVERANEVLDGCTDLGAPVPRSPSGRSAPTVRWALTHMIEETGRHAGHADILRELIDGTTGR, from the coding sequence GTGCACACAGACCAGCGCAGGAGGCACGATAATCCGCCGCCGCGGACCGCGAACACCGAAACCGAGGTTCTCCGGGGGTTTCTCGATTACCTCCGCACATCGATCGCCGCGAAGGTCGACGGTGCGCCCGAACCGATGGCCCGGTCGTCGCCGGTGCCATCGGGCACAACGCTGCTCGGCCTGCTGAATCACCTGACCAACGTCGAACGGTGGATTTTTCTCGGTGACGACGTCACCGACTGGCCGGCGACATTCACGGTCGACCCGTCGGACGCCGTTGCCGATGTGGTGGCCCGCTACCGGGACGCCGTCGAGCGCGCCAACGAGGTGCTCGACGGCTGTACCGACCTCGGGGCGCCGGTTCCCCGGTCGCCTTCGGGACGGTCCGCGCCCACTGTCCGCTGGGCGCTCACCCACATGATCGAAGAGACCGGCCGCCACGCTGGTCACGCCGACATTCTGCGCGAACTGATCGACGGGACGACGGGCCGCTGA
- a CDS encoding MFS transporter → MTQQDQVENEPSPAPGAEPNPMRRVAFASFVGTAIEFYDFYIYGTAAALIFPHVFFPNMGSTMATISSLGTFAVAFLSRPIGAAVFGHFGDRLGRKKTLIATLLIMGLSTVCVGLVPSAATIGIAAPIILLVLRLLQGFAVGGEWAGSALLSAEYAPVGKRGMYGMFTQLGAGAGLAVSNLVVFIVSVTIGEKSAMFLDWAWRLPFLFSAVLLIVALYVRLSIDETPVFAREQVAGGVPKAPLAELFRTQTKQVALAAGCMVGIFTMSFLGGTYLMSYASTRVGHPRSLILGVGVLAGVALMAFSAISAVLCDRYGRRRVILAGFGLALPWAFVVMPLIDSGSPVGFAVAIAGIFCIFGLSYGPIGSFLPEIFATRYRYTGAGLAFNLAGIVGGAIPPLVAGVLVATLGSWAVGAMMAAFVVVSIISTVLLPETKGTELDAVLSDSAR, encoded by the coding sequence ATGACCCAGCAGGACCAGGTCGAGAACGAACCGAGCCCGGCACCCGGCGCCGAGCCCAACCCGATGCGGCGGGTGGCGTTCGCCAGCTTCGTCGGCACGGCGATCGAGTTCTACGACTTCTACATCTACGGCACCGCCGCTGCGTTGATCTTCCCTCACGTCTTCTTCCCGAACATGGGGTCGACGATGGCCACGATCTCGTCACTGGGAACCTTCGCGGTCGCCTTCCTGTCCCGTCCGATCGGTGCCGCGGTATTCGGTCATTTCGGAGATCGATTGGGCCGCAAGAAGACTCTGATCGCGACCCTGTTGATCATGGGTCTGTCGACCGTCTGCGTCGGATTGGTGCCCAGCGCCGCGACGATCGGTATCGCCGCACCGATCATCCTGCTGGTGCTCCGGTTGTTGCAGGGCTTCGCCGTCGGCGGGGAATGGGCGGGATCGGCGCTACTGAGCGCCGAGTACGCGCCAGTCGGCAAGCGCGGCATGTACGGGATGTTCACCCAGCTCGGCGCGGGCGCCGGGCTCGCGGTGAGCAACCTGGTGGTCTTCATCGTCAGTGTGACCATCGGTGAGAAGAGCGCGATGTTCCTGGACTGGGCCTGGCGGCTGCCGTTCCTGTTCAGCGCTGTCCTGCTGATCGTGGCGCTGTATGTGCGATTGAGCATCGACGAGACGCCCGTCTTCGCCCGCGAGCAGGTGGCCGGTGGGGTGCCCAAGGCGCCGCTGGCCGAGCTGTTCCGCACCCAGACCAAACAGGTGGCCCTCGCGGCGGGATGCATGGTGGGCATCTTCACCATGAGCTTCCTCGGCGGCACCTACCTGATGAGCTACGCCAGCACCCGCGTCGGGCACCCGCGCAGCCTGATCCTCGGCGTCGGGGTGCTCGCCGGCGTCGCACTCATGGCGTTCTCGGCGATCTCGGCGGTGCTCTGCGACCGCTATGGCCGGCGCCGCGTCATCCTCGCCGGCTTCGGGCTCGCGTTGCCCTGGGCGTTCGTGGTGATGCCGCTGATCGACTCCGGCTCCCCGGTGGGTTTCGCGGTGGCGATCGCCGGCATCTTCTGCATCTTCGGCCTGTCCTACGGCCCCATCGGGTCATTCCTGCCTGAGATCTTCGCCACCCGCTACCGCTACACCGGCGCGGGTCTCGCGTTCAACCTGGCAGGCATCGTGGGCGGGGCGATTCCGCCGTTGGTCGCCGGAGTCTTGGTGGCCACGCTGGGGAGCTGGGCTGTTGGGGCGATGATGGCGGCGTTCGTCGTCGTCAGCATCATCTCGACCGTGCTGCTACCCGAGACAAAGGGAACCGAACTGGACGCCGTCCTGAGTGACTCTGCGCGGTGA
- a CDS encoding aspartate carbamoyltransferase catalytic subunit has translation MTTRHLLSAGDLSRDDATAILDDADRFREALLGREVKKLPTLRGRTVITMFYENSTRTRVSFEVAGKWMSADVINVSSSGSSVAKGESLRDTALTLRAAGADALIIRHPASGAAQQLAEWTAEDGGGGPSVINAGDGTHEHPTQALLDALTIRQRLGSVEGKRVVIVGDVLHSRVARSNVTLLATLGAEVVLVAPPTLLPVGVSGWPVTVSHDLDAELPAADAVLMLRVQAERMNGAFFPSAREYSVRYGLSEKRQAMLPGNAVVLHPGPMLRGMEIAFPVADSSQSAVLQQVSNGVHVRMAVLFHLMVGADREAISV, from the coding sequence GTGACGACACGTCATCTCTTGTCGGCGGGTGACCTCAGCCGTGATGACGCGACGGCGATCCTCGATGACGCCGACCGCTTCCGCGAGGCACTGCTGGGCCGGGAAGTCAAGAAGCTGCCGACGTTGCGCGGCCGCACCGTCATCACGATGTTCTACGAAAACTCGACCCGGACCCGGGTGTCGTTCGAAGTCGCGGGCAAGTGGATGAGCGCGGACGTGATCAACGTCAGTTCCTCGGGATCCTCTGTGGCCAAAGGGGAGTCGCTGCGTGACACCGCGCTGACCCTGCGGGCTGCCGGAGCCGATGCGCTGATCATCCGCCACCCCGCTTCGGGTGCGGCGCAGCAACTCGCCGAATGGACTGCCGAGGACGGCGGCGGCGGACCCAGCGTCATCAACGCCGGCGACGGTACGCATGAACATCCCACCCAGGCGCTGCTCGACGCCCTGACCATCCGCCAGCGGCTGGGCTCGGTCGAGGGCAAGCGTGTGGTGATCGTCGGCGACGTGCTGCACAGCCGGGTGGCCCGGTCGAACGTGACACTGCTGGCCACCCTGGGGGCCGAGGTGGTGCTGGTCGCGCCGCCGACGCTGCTGCCGGTCGGGGTGTCCGGGTGGCCGGTCACCGTGTCGCACGACCTCGACGCCGAATTGCCCGCCGCCGACGCGGTGTTGATGCTGCGGGTCCAGGCCGAGCGGATGAACGGAGCGTTCTTCCCGTCCGCGCGCGAGTACTCGGTGCGCTACGGGCTGTCGGAGAAGCGTCAGGCCATGCTGCCCGGCAATGCCGTTGTGCTGCATCCGGGGCCGATGCTGCGTGGCATGGAGATCGCGTTCCCAGTCGCTGACTCCTCGCAATCGGCTGTTCTGCAACAGGTTTCAAATGGTGTCCACGTGCGGATGGCGGTGCTGTTCCATCTGATGGTGGGTGCCGATCGGGAGGCGATCAGCGTATGA